From the genome of Alicyclobacillus sp. SO9:
GGCTGCAATTGGAGAAGGCTTTGAAGTGCTGGAAAAGAGCCAATTTGAGTTGAACTATGAGGATGTGGCTCGGGTCTGGTCCAATGGTTCAGTGATACGTGGTTGGTTGATGGAATTGACACAGGAAGCCTTTAAGAAAGATCCCAAGTTGGAGGACATCAAAGGTGTAATGCATTCATCCGGAGAAGGCAAGTGGACGGTCGAGGAAGCCCTGGATTTGCAGGCTTCGGCACCAGTCATTGCGCTGTCTTTAATGATGCGCTACCGCTCACTTGAGACCGATACGTTTACAGGAAAGGTAGTAGCAGCGTTGCGGAACGAATTTGGCGGGCATGCTGTGGAAAAGTCGCAGTGATGTGAACCGACAAGTAGAGAGAATAATAGGGGGCAGGCCCAGTATTCAGCTTGGCCTGCCCTTCCTATGTCACCCTGAGGTAATGGCTACTTTAGTTCACGCAACACTATACGTGCAGGAGATGCGTCTAGCCCCTCAAGTTTCAGAGGGAGTGCCATCATCTCGTATCTGCCGGGCTCGACCTTGCCTAATTGCAAACCCTCAATAATGACAGCGCCAATTCCGAACAGAGCCTTATGTGTTGTGTGTTCAGGTTGACTGCGTTCGATGCCGAGCGCATCGATTCCCACACCTTTAATTTTCTTTTCGGCAAGGTACTCTGCGGCATCTGCAGCGAGAAACACAAATTCGAAGTCAAATTCTGCGGCAAAGGAGTTTCTTGTTTTCAGCAGAATAAAATCCCCGGCAGTGATTTCGAAAGGCATCAGGTCCTGCGCATGGATTGCTTTCTCGACCTGGGTTAAATCAAGGACAGAGCAGGGTCTTATCAAGTCGGTTAAGGGAATTGTTTCAATTGTGTCTCCGGATGGCATCATGTGCAACGGGGCATCTACGTGTGTTCCCGTATGTACATCAAGGTGAATTCGTGTTTCCCGAACGGAATTCTCTGGGAAATTGGACGTGATTTCAAATTCCGGCTGTTTCTCCGGCTTGTTTTTATAAACTGGCATACCCGGTTGAATTGGCATGGAGATATCGTAAATCTTTGCTGACATGCAATGGCTCCCCCGTTCGTTCTGTATTGACACCCTTCAGGTTTTCCTCGTGTATTCTGGCAACGCTTGGGTTCATTCAGAGCTTATTCAAGGTTGTTTGGTTGACACCGCGGCTTCAAGGGGTTCTTTTTTGGCTTCTGCCGACGGAGCCTCGACATGGAACGGCCACCAGAAAAAGCCGTCTTCCTGCAGCAATTCGTCTGCGCGCTTAGGTCCATAGGAGCCGGCATCGTAAAAGCTGAGTTCCGGGCCGACGTCAGAGTTGAAGGCGCGGGCAATGGGATCGACAAACTTCCAAGCCAGAGACACTTCATCCCACCTCGTGAAGAAAGTGGAATCCCCGACTAAGGCGTCGTGCAGCAACCGCTCATAGGCCTCTGGCGACGATTTGTCTTCTTCTTGGCTGAACTCCATTTTGACCGGTACCACGGTTTCCTCGTTTTGACCTGGGTGTTTGGCGTTTAACAACAAGGAAATGCCCTCTGCAGGACTCACGCGTATGACCAGCAGGTTCGGGTTTAAGTTGCCATTCGGATTAAAGTAGAGATTCTTTGGCATGTCGTGAAATTGGATAACAATCTCTGTGGATTTCCCAGCCAGGCGCTTTCCGGTTCTCAAGTAAAACGGGACGCCGGCCCAGCGGAAGTTGTCGATATACAGGCGCGCGGCCACAAAGGTTTCCGTCTGCGAGTCATCGTCTACATTGTTCTCATCTCGATAACCCGGGACTTGTTCTCCTTTGAGCTTCCCTGCTTGATACTGCCCTCTGACAACATGGTCCTTCACGTCAATCTCGCTGTATCTGCGCAGAGACCTGAGCACCTTCACTTTCTCGTCTCGAATGGCTTCATTTTTGAGCCGGCTGGGCGGCTCCATGGCAATCATCATCACCATTTGTAACATGTGGTTCTGAATCATGTCCCTCAGGGCGCCAGCCTTGTCGTAATACGAAGCTCTGTCTTCAACCCCCACCGTCTCACTGGATGTAATCTGGACATTGGCAATAGCTTGATTGTTCCAGACAGGGCGGAAGATTGAATTGGCAAAACGGATGACTTCAATATTTTGTACCATTTCTTTACCAAGATAGTGGTCAATGCGGTAAATCTCTTCCTCCTCAAATACCTGACGCAGTTCTTTATTTAGCTCCTCAGCACTTTGATAATCCCAACCAAACGGCTTTTCAATAATGAGACGTTTCCAACCTTGGTTCTTGGTAAGATTGCAGCTTTTCAGGTTGGTTGTGACCGTACCAAAAAACTCGGGTGCCATGGCCAGATAAAACATTCGGTTCTGCTCCTCGACACCACGTTCTTTCTCAACCTTGCTGATGTGGTCATCGAGATCGCAAAAGTGATTGGCGTTGTTCACATCCAGCGCGACATAGCTGAAGTGCTGAATGAATTGGTTCCAAGTGTTCTCGTCAGGAACGGGCTGCCTCGAAAATTCCTCAATCGCATCACGCACCTTCTGGCGAAACTCTGCTGTATCCAACTTTCTGCGCGCAACACCAACAACGCTGTATTGACTTGAGAGTGCTCCACCAAGATAGAGGCTGAACAGCGCGGGGAACAACTTTCTTTGTGCAAGGTCGCCGGTGGCCCCAAACAGCACGAAGGTATGTTCAGGGGCTTCTGTAACTTTTTGAGTCGAGTTTGACATTCATCCTTCATCCTTTGTAAAAAGCACCCACGGCGAATACTGTAACGATAACCGCAGATTCCGCTTTGTGATAGTTTGATGACAACTGTTCTAACGTTGTCTATGTTAGGGTTTGAATTGTAGCTTGTCCAATCTCCTGTGGTTCAATGACCCGAAAGTGGTAGACTAAACGCAATCTGGACAAGCCGGGCAATGACATGCTCTGCAGAGGCAAGAGAATTTACATAGACAACGCACTAAGGATGTGGTGAAACGATGTTGACGGACCCAAGACAACTTGATAAGTGGATTCAGGAGAACTCGGTCAGTATATTTGACTGTCGTTTTTCGCTGCTCGACAAAACAAAAGGAAAAGAGCAGTACGGCAAAGCCCATATTCCTGGTGCGCTTTATGTGGACCTGGAAACAGACTTATCGTCGCCGGCTTCACGTGAAGCCGGACGTCATCCGCTGCCGAACCCCATTTCCTTTGCGGCTCGCATGAGTGAGTTGGGCGCAGCAGATGACAACCCGGTGGTCTTTTATGACAATGGGGAAGGGATGGCTGCCCGCGGTTGGTGGTTAATGCGCTATATTGGTCACAAACAGGTTTATCTGCTGGACGGCGGCTTCAAGCGTTGGTCTGAAGAAGGATATGAAGTTACAGACAGGGTTGAGCCCGCGACAGCCGGCCGGTTGACCGTCAGCCTGCAGGAACAGATGATTGCAAACGAGGCAACGGTTGAACGGATTTCTTCGGCCCAAGCCGCAGGAACTCTGGTTGATGCAAGAGCTGGTGTTCGATACAGAGGTGAGGAAGAGCCCATTGATCCAAAGGCGGGTCATATTCCCTTGGCAAGAAACGCGCCGTGGATAGAAGGAATGGATTCCAGCGGCAGGTGGTTGCGGCCAGAGCAGCAACGTCATCGGTTTGAGAAGATTTTAACAGGCGATGCCCCAGTAGTGAACTACTGCGGGTCAGGTGTCACAGCCTGCAACAATGTATTTGCGATGGAGCTTGCCGGTCGCAAAGGAGCTCTCCTGTATCCTGGGAGTTGGAGTCAGTGGTGTAATAAAGCACATCATGCCGTTGCGGTCGATTGACTGTACCATGTGAGGAATCGGGAGAACGAATCAGGAGTGATAACTCGCCTGGCGAAATGTTTCAAACAGAGGTCCTTCCGGTTGCGCTGTGTGAAACGAAGCTTGCATCGTAACCGTCTATAATAAGAGATATAGCAGACTGTTTTCGGATAGCCGACGGCAAAGATTTGACAATCACACCAATGCTGGATAGAGCCGTCTCATATCTTCCGTATTTAGCACTTTTGTAGAGACAGGAGAGAAAGGAATGTCCAAAAGGACGTCAAAAACCCCTTCGACCGGCGGCTTACACGGTCGTAAAGACAGACAAAAAACACGAAATAGACGGTTGCGAAGGATACGGAATACTGTCTTTGGCATTTTTGCCGCTCTGCTTCTGCTCGTTGGAACAGGGTACGGTGTTGGATTTTTAACGCCTTGGGGCAACCGCACCCGTATTGTCTTGGCTGAGACAATTGTATCTACGCGCCACTATTATTTGGCTAAATACATTACAACAAACAAGGAGTACCATACGTTACGGGCTCAGTTGAGCAAGACTGTAAAGGACAGCAGCGTACCTGTCACAGGACAAATTTCTGCCAGTTCACCATCTCCCAAAATCACACCAAGTACACCTGCACAAGCAGGTTCGGTGCAACCTTCCAACGGTACAACGGGTCTCTCTCGTACGCCTGTTAAAAAGGTGAAAAATGTTGAAATTAAGCGCATCTCCGGCAAGGGTTACAACGGCTTTGTCATGCTCGTGCACAACCCTAAGACCATTCGGCTTGTTCACGCACAGATTCTCAACGGAAAGGGCGAATACATTACACATATGGCCAAGCGTATTGGCGCAGTGGCTGGTGTGAATGCCAGTGGTTTTCTCGACCCAAAAGGAAACGGCTGGGGTGCTAAGGCCTACGGCCTCGAGTATGTCGGAGGACAGGTGTTGCACGGTCTGAACAACGGATACGGCATGGTAACAGTCGGTTTCACGAAAGCTGGAAAGATGTTGCTTGGTAAGTACAACTCACAGCAACTCCAGCACTTGGGCATTCAGGATGCGATGCAGTTTATGCCTGAACTGGTTGTTGACGGGAAACCAATGATTACGCACGGTGACGGAGGTTGGGGCTATGGACCGAGGACAGCCGTAGGCCAGACCAAAGACGGTACTGTGATTTTTGTCGTGATAAACGGCCGGTTTCACGGCGGCAGCGGGATGGGGGCGAGTCAGCGCCAAGTGATGAACATCATGTTGCAGTACGGGGCTGTGAATGCGTGCGCCATGGACGGAGGCTCATCAAGTGTGTTGTACAGCAAGGGGAAAATACTCAACTCGCCGTCTACGATTGATCCAAATGGTCAACGTCACCTTCCTGATGCATGGCTTGTGTTTCCAAGCGCCTCGGCTGCGCAGAGCTACCATGTCAATTCATCTTCCAACTAGGCCGAGGAAATTCAACCAAAACATAATGAAGTTGTGATATGAGATAAGCCGGTCTTTTCGGTATAATATGGAGAGCCTGAATTTTCTCGTCGGGCAATTTTGTACAACAGCGAGGCGATGGCATGGGTACACAGGAAACAGCGCAGAAATTTCGCGCATATGTAGAGAAGATGCTCCACTATTCAGAAGCAATCGGCCTAATGGAGTGGGATTTGCGTACAGGAGCACCGAAGCAGGGGGCAGAGTTGCGGGCCGAAGCTATTGGGACGCTGTCTTCCGAAGTCTTTCGAATGCAGACTGCAGAGGAGATGGGAGAGTATCTGGATCGACTGAGTACACCAGAGGCTCTTCCTGAACTTGACGAAATTACTGCAGCCTCCGTGACAGAGATGAAAAAGGAGTACGAACGTAATTCAAAGATTCCTGCCGAGCGATTCCACGAGTTCGTCGTCCTCGCCTCAAAGGCTGAATCAATCTGGGAAGAAGCAAAGGACAAGTCAGATTTCGCAATGTTTCGTCCCTATCTAGAACAGATTGTTGCCTTTAAGAGGGAATTTGTGGAGTACTGGGGCTACACAGACAACAACAAATACGACACGCTGCTCGACCAGTTTGAACCAGGATTGACTGTGGCAGAGCTCGATCCCATTTTTGCAAACCTGCGTCGGGAGACTGTAGACTTGTTGCAAGCGGTCACGGGCTCCGGTCAGCGCGTGGATGAATCAAAGTTTGAGCGCCGCTATGACCCGCAAGTACAAAGGCAGCTTTCCATTCGAATGCTGGAGCAGATGGGATACGATTTCCGTGCAGGCCGAATTGATTCAACTGTGCATCCGTTTATGACGGCATTAAACCGCTATGACACTCGTGTGACGACCAAATATCTGCTGACCGATATGCGCAGTGCGCTCTTTAGCACAATTCACGAAGGTGGGCACGCATTGTACGAGCAGGGCATTTCGCCGGATTTGATAGGAACGCCGCTGTGTGGCGGGGTCAGCAACGGTATTCACGAATCTCAATCGCGGTTCTGGGAAAACATGATTGGCCGCTCACGGGCATTCTGGGAGTACAATTATAAGTCAGTCCTGGAATTGTTTCCAAGTCAATTTGCGGATATTTCACTGGAAGACTTTTATCGCGGTGTCAATGTCGTAAAGCCGTCTTTAATTCGAATTGAAGCAGACGAGCTGACGTATAATCTACACATCATGGTTCGCTACGAAATCGAAAAAGAGCTTGTCAACGGCAGCGTAGAGGTGAAGGACCTGCCGGAGTTATGGCGGCAAAAGATGAAGGATTACATCGGATTGGAACCAAAGAATGACGGTGAAGGAGTTCTTCAGGATGTTCACTGGTCAGGCGGGGAGTTCGGATACTTCCCTACATATGCACTAGGAAACATCTACGCTGCTCAGTTTGCGTGGGCCATGGAACGAGATAATCCAAATTATATGGACGAAGTCCGACACGGGGAATTGACAAACATCAGGACTTGGCTGCATGATAAAATTCATCGTTACGGAAAGTTGCGAACGCCGTCAGAACTGGTTGAGGGAGCTACAGGCAAACCTCTTGATTCGCAGCATCTGGTAGACTATTTGAAAAACAAGTTTTCAGCACTGTATGGACTCTAAGTTGGTTTAAAAGCGGCCCATTGCAGTGGTTGTGATGAGCCGTAGAGGTTGTAAATGCAGTTGTCAGTGCGCTCATCCGGAGAATCAGCGGATGGGCGTTTTGGTTACGTTAGGTGGTAAGTTTGCAGATAAACATATTCTAGGAGGTCTGTACGATGGAATTTGTTCAATCCTTGGAAGAGTATTTTACGTTGGTACGTGATGAGACTCCGACCGTAATGGTCTTTACGGCGGGTTGGTGTCCGGACTGTACCTTTTTGAAGACGTTCATTGATGATGTAAAGCAGGAATATGAAGGTAAACTGCAGATGTACTGGATTGACCGAGATGAGTACGGAGACCTTTGCGAAACACTAGACATCATGGGAATTCCCAGCTTTTTGGCATACAAGGACGGTCAAGTCGTCAGTCGATTTGTTAACGGAAAACGCAAGTCAAAGCAAGAAGTGAAAGACTTTCTCGACGACTTCTTGTCAAAATTAGCAGCCAACGTTTGAGTTTCCATACCCGCATCTTGAGGCGCTGTGCTGCGGACGTCTACTAATCGCAATGGGGGGATTTGATGCCGGGAGACCAGTGGTTTGTTCGAAATCGGGAAGAACAAGACCGTCATGGATTGATTCAGCAGGTTGCAACAGAATTCAGCAAAACGGCACCGCAGTATGATGAGGCAGGTACATTTCCTCATGAGCACATCAACCGGTTGCGAGAAATTGGCTATGTCAGTTGGACTACACCGCGAAAATACGGGGGCAAGGAGATTAGCCTCTATGAAATGCTGTTACACCAGGAGCAGCTTGCCCGAGGGGATGGTTCGACCGCCCTTGCGATGGGCTGGCACATGGGAATGATGCTGAATCTGCGAGCCAGCCTTGCTTTTCCTGAAGAAATTTTTGCGGAAGTGGCGAGGAGTGTTGTGGAGAAGGGAGCTCTGATTAACAGTTGTGCTTCTGAACCCGCAACCGGGAGTCCGAGCAGAGGGGGGCGCCCTCAGACCACTGCTCGCAAGGTGGATGGAGGATACATCATCAACGGCCGCAAGACCTTCAGTACACTGAGCCCAGCTTTGGACTGGATTTTGGTAACAGCCGGTCTTGAAGGGGAGACGGGTATCGGCGAGTTTCTGCTGACAAAGAAGGACATCCGAATTGTTGAAACCTGGAATGTACTGGGTATGCGCGCAACCGGGAGTCACGATATTGTCATGGAAGAGGTCTTTGTACCGGACGACTACCTAATATCCACATTGGAAGCCGGAGAGCCGAAAAAACGCAACCAAGACGGCGGCGGATGGCTGTTGCATGTTCCCGCGTGCTACATGGGCGTAGCCCTAAATGCACGGGATATTGCTGTGAGATATGCGGCTAGTTACCAGCCGAACAGTCTACCTCACCCGATTTCCGAGGTCGACCACATTCAATCTAAACTTGGCGCCATGGAACTGAAACTGCTTTCTGCCAGAACCTTGATGTACGATTTGGCCAGTCGTTGGGATGATGCAGGAGAAGCAGAGCGCCGCAGCCTTCGCCCGCAATTCGGCGCAGTTAAGACGTTTACAACCAACGCTGCTATGGAAGTCGTGGACCTTGCCATGCGCGTGGTTGGTGCGCGGAGCTTGTGGAAAGATATGACTTTGGAACGGTTGTATCGGGATGTTAGAGCGGGCCTGCATAATCCGCCAATGGACGATGTAGTATACAAGTCACTCACAAAGGAAGCCATTCGCGAGTT
Proteins encoded in this window:
- a CDS encoding cyclase family protein, with the translated sequence MSAKIYDISMPIQPGMPVYKNKPEKQPEFEITSNFPENSVRETRIHLDVHTGTHVDAPLHMMPSGDTIETIPLTDLIRPCSVLDLTQVEKAIHAQDLMPFEITAGDFILLKTRNSFAAEFDFEFVFLAADAAEYLAEKKIKGVGIDALGIERSQPEHTTHKALFGIGAVIIEGLQLGKVEPGRYEMMALPLKLEGLDASPARIVLRELK
- the zwf gene encoding glucose-6-phosphate dehydrogenase codes for the protein MSNSTQKVTEAPEHTFVLFGATGDLAQRKLFPALFSLYLGGALSSQYSVVGVARRKLDTAEFRQKVRDAIEEFSRQPVPDENTWNQFIQHFSYVALDVNNANHFCDLDDHISKVEKERGVEEQNRMFYLAMAPEFFGTVTTNLKSCNLTKNQGWKRLIIEKPFGWDYQSAEELNKELRQVFEEEEIYRIDHYLGKEMVQNIEVIRFANSIFRPVWNNQAIANVQITSSETVGVEDRASYYDKAGALRDMIQNHMLQMVMMIAMEPPSRLKNEAIRDEKVKVLRSLRRYSEIDVKDHVVRGQYQAGKLKGEQVPGYRDENNVDDDSQTETFVAARLYIDNFRWAGVPFYLRTGKRLAGKSTEIVIQFHDMPKNLYFNPNGNLNPNLLVIRVSPAEGISLLLNAKHPGQNEETVVPVKMEFSQEEDKSSPEAYERLLHDALVGDSTFFTRWDEVSLAWKFVDPIARAFNSDVGPELSFYDAGSYGPKRADELLQEDGFFWWPFHVEAPSAEAKKEPLEAAVSTKQP
- a CDS encoding sulfurtransferase, encoding MLTDPRQLDKWIQENSVSIFDCRFSLLDKTKGKEQYGKAHIPGALYVDLETDLSSPASREAGRHPLPNPISFAARMSELGAADDNPVVFYDNGEGMAARGWWLMRYIGHKQVYLLDGGFKRWSEEGYEVTDRVEPATAGRLTVSLQEQMIANEATVERISSAQAAGTLVDARAGVRYRGEEEPIDPKAGHIPLARNAPWIEGMDSSGRWLRPEQQRHRFEKILTGDAPVVNYCGSGVTACNNVFAMELAGRKGALLYPGSWSQWCNKAHHAVAVD
- a CDS encoding phosphodiester glycosidase family protein — its product is MSKRTSKTPSTGGLHGRKDRQKTRNRRLRRIRNTVFGIFAALLLLVGTGYGVGFLTPWGNRTRIVLAETIVSTRHYYLAKYITTNKEYHTLRAQLSKTVKDSSVPVTGQISASSPSPKITPSTPAQAGSVQPSNGTTGLSRTPVKKVKNVEIKRISGKGYNGFVMLVHNPKTIRLVHAQILNGKGEYITHMAKRIGAVAGVNASGFLDPKGNGWGAKAYGLEYVGGQVLHGLNNGYGMVTVGFTKAGKMLLGKYNSQQLQHLGIQDAMQFMPELVVDGKPMITHGDGGWGYGPRTAVGQTKDGTVIFVVINGRFHGGSGMGASQRQVMNIMLQYGAVNACAMDGGSSSVLYSKGKILNSPSTIDPNGQRHLPDAWLVFPSASAAQSYHVNSSSN
- a CDS encoding carboxypeptidase M32 — translated: MGTQETAQKFRAYVEKMLHYSEAIGLMEWDLRTGAPKQGAELRAEAIGTLSSEVFRMQTAEEMGEYLDRLSTPEALPELDEITAASVTEMKKEYERNSKIPAERFHEFVVLASKAESIWEEAKDKSDFAMFRPYLEQIVAFKREFVEYWGYTDNNKYDTLLDQFEPGLTVAELDPIFANLRRETVDLLQAVTGSGQRVDESKFERRYDPQVQRQLSIRMLEQMGYDFRAGRIDSTVHPFMTALNRYDTRVTTKYLLTDMRSALFSTIHEGGHALYEQGISPDLIGTPLCGGVSNGIHESQSRFWENMIGRSRAFWEYNYKSVLELFPSQFADISLEDFYRGVNVVKPSLIRIEADELTYNLHIMVRYEIEKELVNGSVEVKDLPELWRQKMKDYIGLEPKNDGEGVLQDVHWSGGEFGYFPTYALGNIYAAQFAWAMERDNPNYMDEVRHGELTNIRTWLHDKIHRYGKLRTPSELVEGATGKPLDSQHLVDYLKNKFSALYGL
- a CDS encoding co-chaperone YbbN — translated: MEFVQSLEEYFTLVRDETPTVMVFTAGWCPDCTFLKTFIDDVKQEYEGKLQMYWIDRDEYGDLCETLDIMGIPSFLAYKDGQVVSRFVNGKRKSKQEVKDFLDDFLSKLAANV
- a CDS encoding acyl-CoA dehydrogenase family protein, with protein sequence MPGDQWFVRNREEQDRHGLIQQVATEFSKTAPQYDEAGTFPHEHINRLREIGYVSWTTPRKYGGKEISLYEMLLHQEQLARGDGSTALAMGWHMGMMLNLRASLAFPEEIFAEVARSVVEKGALINSCASEPATGSPSRGGRPQTTARKVDGGYIINGRKTFSTLSPALDWILVTAGLEGETGIGEFLLTKKDIRIVETWNVLGMRATGSHDIVMEEVFVPDDYLISTLEAGEPKKRNQDGGGWLLHVPACYMGVALNARDIAVRYAASYQPNSLPHPISEVDHIQSKLGAMELKLLSARTLMYDLASRWDDAGEAERRSLRPQFGAVKTFTTNAAMEVVDLAMRVVGARSLWKDMTLERLYRDVRAGLHNPPMDDVVYKSLTKEAIRELT